A part of Myxococcales bacterium genomic DNA contains:
- a CDS encoding transposase, which yields MKELETGIKAGELSRKHGVSENSIRYWHRKYGGMDISEAKRLKCLEDENRRLKQIVTDQALEITAIKDVLSKNWYRERGMVSVLGIMD from the coding sequence TTGAAGGAACTGGAGACAGGGATCAAAGCCGGGGAATTATCCCGAAAGCACGGAGTTAGTGAAAATAGTATTCGATACTGGCATCGTAAATACGGCGGAATGGATATATCAGAGGCAAAGCGTCTCAAGTGCCTAGAGGATGAAAACAGGCGTTTAAAGCAAATCGTGACGGATCAGGCGCTTGAGATCACAGCGATCAAGGATGTTCTATCAAAAAACTGGTACAGAGAAAGGGGTATGGTCAGTGTCCTCGGGATTATGGATTGA